In Triticum urartu cultivar G1812 chromosome 6, Tu2.1, whole genome shotgun sequence, the following proteins share a genomic window:
- the LOC125517283 gene encoding serine/threonine-protein kinase STY13-like — MAEGARFHGMVGGGGKGMQENEFNGFFSMPYYQKIGEGSHMSVDSTDNYNLAGGSVTMSVDNSSVGSNESRTVILKHPGLRDAPTASYSVGNSVFRPNRVAAHTLNEDALARVLMDPNHPTEILSKYQQWAIDLGRLDMGVPFAQGAFGKLYRGTYIGEDVAIKLLEKPENDIERAQSLEQQFVQEVMMLSTLRHPNIVRFIGACRKSIVWCIITEYAKGGSVRQFLAKRQNKSVPLRLAVKQALDVARGMAYVHALGFIHRDLKSDNLLIAADRSIKIADFGVARIEVKTEGMTPETGTYRWMAPEMIQHRPYDHKVDVYSFGIVLWELITGMLPFTNMTAVQAAFAVVNKGARPAIPHDCLPSLTHIMTRCWDANPEVRPPFTEIVCMLENAEMEVVSHVRKARFRCCVAEPMTTD; from the exons ATGGCTGAAGGGGCAAGGTTTCATGGCATGGTTGGCGGTGGCGGCAAGGGGATGCAAGAGAACGAGTTCAATGGCTTCTTCAGCATGCCCTACTATCAGAAAATTGGGGAGGGCTCCCACATGTCTGTCGACAGCACTGACAACTACAACCTCGCCGGTGGCTCCGTTACCATGTCTGTGGACAACAGCAGTGTGGGCTCGAACGAGTCCCGCACCGTCATACTTAAGCACCCGGGCCTCCGTGATGCCCCAACTGCAAGCTATTCGGTTGGCAACAGCGTCTTTCGTCCCAACCGTGTGGCTGCGCACACCCTAAATGAAGATGCATTGGCCAGGGTTCTGATGGACCCAAATCATCCAACAGAGATACTTAGCAAGTACCAGCAGTGGGCCATTGATCTGGGGAGGTTGGATATGGGGGTTCCCTTTGCACAGGGAGCCTTTGGGAAGCTGTACCGGGGTACCTACATTGGAGAAGATGTTGCCATTAAGCTGCTGGAGAAGCCTGAAAATGATATCGAGAGAGCACAATCGTTGGAACAGCAGTTTGTCCAAGAAGTTATGATGTTATCTACCCTAAGGCACCCAAATATAGTAAGATTTATAGGGGCTTGCAGGAAGTCAATTGTGTGGTGCATTATTACTGAGTATGCAAAAGGTGGCTCAGTCAGGCAGTTCCTGGCAAAAAGGCAGAACAAGTCGGTACCTTTGAGGCTGGCTGTCAAACAAGCATTGGATGTTGCGAGGGGAATGGCATATGTGCATGCTTTGGGATTTATCCACAGGGACCTGAAGTCGGATAATCTTCTAATTGCAGCAGACAGATCCATTAAGATTGCTGACTTTGGAGTTGCTCGAATTGAAGTGAAAACAGAGGGGATGACACCAGAGACAGGAACCTACCGCTGGATGGCACC GGAAATGATCCAGCACAGGCCTTATGATCATAAGGTTGATGTCTACAGCTTTGGGATTGTCTTGTGGGAGCTTATAACTGGCATGCTTCCTTTCACAAACATGACAGCTGTTCAGGCGGCTTTTGCTGTTGTAAATAAGGGTGCTCGTCCAGCAATCCCACATGACTGCCTGCCTTCCCTAACCCACATCATGACGCGCTGTTGGGATGCAAACCCTGAAGTTCGCCCACCATTCACCGAGATCGTCTGCATGCTTGAGAACGCCGAGATGGAGGTTGTGAGCCATGTCCGTAAAGCACGCTTCCGCTGCTGCGTTGCTGAACCCATGACCACCGACTGA
- the LOC125517284 gene encoding squamosa promoter-binding-like protein 4 has translation MEWTAPKSTPLSPPHLLWDWGDAAAPGSSGEAAGRRGKEKRARGEAAGGGGGGGGGGGVRCQVEGCGVELRDAKEYHRKHRVCEAHTKFPRVVVAGQERRFCQQCSRFHALSEFDQKKRSCRRRLSDHNARRRKPQPDAFSFTPARLPSSLVFDDRRQISFVWNKDPLSHARPFPCSPWDSPSDFKLPQVKEIREVSINGQVHFDKSHLPNAVPALSHDIAELLPMKGPDASVTASKLGGAPDLQRALSLLSASSCGLPDPVQQASCLVQFTGASQNSRGPSPHGGSPPSASCAEGQPMAPSPQFVRFTMDGASSGYESTFFGVNRMN, from the exons ATGGAGTGGACGGCCCCGAAGTCCACCCCGCTCTCCCCGCCCCACCTCCTCTGGGACTGGGGCGACGCCGCCGCGCCGGGctcctccggcgaggcggcggggaggcgcgggaAGGAGAAGCGGGccaggggggaggcggccggcggaggaggcggaggcggaggaggagggggcgtgAGGTGCCAGGTGGAGGGCTGCGGGGTCGAGCTCCGCGACGCCAAGGAGTACCACCGGAAGCACCGGGTCTGCGAGGCCCACACCAAGTTCCCCCGCGTCGTCGTCGCCGGCCAGGAGCGCCGCTTCTGCCAGCAGTGCAGCCG GTTCCATGCGCTGTCCGAGTTCGACCAGAAGAAGAGGAGCTGCCGGAGGCGGCTGTCCGATCACAATGCTCGGCGCCGGAAACCACAGCCAGACGCATTCTCCTTTACACCGGCAAGGCTCCCGTCGTCATTGGTGTTTG ATGATAGACGGCAAATAAGTTTTGTCTGGAATAAAGATCCACTCAGCCATGCAAGGCCTTTCCCATGTTCTCCATGGGACAGCCCATCTGACTTCAAGCTCCCGCAAGTGAAGGAAATAAGAGAAGTATCAATCAATGGACAAGTTCATTTTGATAAATCTCATCTACCCAATGCTGTTCCAGCACTGAGTCATGACATAGCTGAGCTGCTACCAATGAAAG GTCCGGACGCATCTGTAACCGCTTCAAAATTAGGTGGAGCACCGGATCTTCAGCGTGCTCTCTCTCTTCTGTCAGCTAGTTCTTGTGGATTACCTGATCCTGTACAGCAAGCATCTTGTCTCGTCCAATTCACTGGTGCCAGCCAAAACAGCCGGGGCCCTTCACCACATGGAGGGAGCCCTCCATCGGCGTCCTGTGCCGAAGGACAGCCCATGGCACCATCGCCTCAGTTCGTCCGTTTCACCATGGATGGCGCCAGCAGTGGCTATGAATCCACTTTCTTTGGCGTAAACCGGATGAATTGA